Genomic window (Pseudomonas hydrolytica):
GACGATCGCGCGCGCTTCCGCGCCGCCGGCGGCGAAGCCGGCCCGTAACAACGCGCGCGTCGCACCACTGCTGGAAAGTGAATATCCCGTGTCCTGGCCATCGAAGAAAACACGGTAGCAGATGGGAAACCGCTCGTTCCCCGCCTCGCCCTCATCCTCTTCGACAGCCACCTGTGCGTCATAGCGCACCCCATGCTCCACCATCAAGCGCCCGATCTCGAACAGGATGCCAAGCTCTTCGTCGACGGGTTCCCATAGGCGGCAGGCATCATGAGTCCTGACCATGCTCATGCCGTCATAACGCACATGGGCGTAAAGCGGTGAAAGGTCTGTCACCGTCCTGGTCACGACCGAGCCCTCGGCATTGGCAATCCCAGCAGCCAGCGAGTGGTTGCCGCCATGCACCAAAGCAAGGCCGAACGGCAGCAGCAGTTCAACCTGGTGGTTGAAGTCAGCACGCCATTGCCCCATACGGCGCGCATGGCCGATGTTGGCGA
Coding sequences:
- a CDS encoding DUF6710 family protein, coding for MALAREVATVDPLGLSSMVRLIAGPLQARTLTSAAHRPQHGVRSAYDLSDFIGSMLVEVTPEGGTAANVVGDSQPERYRLYLGRDPILPIPWSRPRLMNAIANIGHARRMGQWRADFNHQVELLLPFGLALVHGGNHSLAAGIANAEGSVVTRTVTDLSPLYAHVRYDGMSMVRTHDACRLWEPVDEELGILFEIGRLMVEHGVRYDAQVAVEEDEGEAGNERFPICYRVFFDGQDTGYSLSSSGATRALLRAGFAAGGAEARAIVVEGAEFVHRNQAGQPVRVVLEHYGRRPLVDDLDRVTLVLPGGDD